The Streptomyces sp. DH-12 genome has a window encoding:
- a CDS encoding M48 family metalloprotease yields MTSSVTVSREPTAEAVRGRLPVSTTLRFALLVTLIVITGLFWLDNLATHWSQAAVKKDAYCKVASGLLLPDADDGSATAAYRRCMGPVEPPDRTWTLLGVLAVLALALAIYALLPTWKRIRRRLVTLDVPDDPPLRSPGTATLEEELGELRRTAGLAGHRVRFVLDPYNVRSSAVVFGRFGRCTVSLNSGLVSRRQAQPEVFRGVVLHELNHVVNRDVGLTYATIALWRAFLAAVLLPVTVVGFHPYLGTGSFSDSLAYWRANLSYTIPSVALSGVIAAIVYLVRADILRTREFHADALPERWGADVAPSLTPGHRRGWIWRSHPSDGDRLRALAEPSLLFRTNAVPFFTTGVLAVAAPSRMPMFFYTGPRQTVVAWTVTTLAVGLVVIMIWRSVRHAVGHGQPPPKGFKEGLWLGSGLIAGELVIGRDIGNSVLPQRPWLLLLLLAGALPLCVWTAQTALVLPRRRAAFVLALVTVVTAFGTWLVHWGTWGHMVLASSRMAVIPLLWEVPAADGSWVRLPPELVFWLPLADRVRDDPVAVVGATLLWLVPAAAMLWRSVRGRPRGSVPRRPLLLAAVGGAAGTLWAAWVHIVVHGAQPPPASWDELGLATFYGWLTAALVVPAALVAATAAAVRPFPGLIDGLVAGGGALLGGLAGVWALAALDGCVTPLAVWGDTCTPIWGGSWLVLGSVSRPVLSFGVFVVAAVAAWAACGREVLSVLIAPRRRVRGRIVPAPRAAGLPSGKAPPIVLAAMALTTCVLSGYVLADAVDDSEQISSIDSSNGTELRTRAWLEAGGNELLLGFEERAQAYAKHLTPLVGQAMANGAPEDADLGDIINAYPEEVPTVKRNCSALERQARTAKRFIPIPDERAQSLWQDIVSRTERGAALCVRGSGRSSHVLTEGTDLLLSTGEMHSHLDARLLEIQGRREG; encoded by the coding sequence ATGACCTCGTCGGTGACGGTCAGTCGTGAGCCGACGGCCGAGGCGGTCCGGGGCCGTCTGCCGGTCAGCACCACGCTCCGCTTCGCGCTGCTGGTCACGCTGATCGTCATCACCGGCCTCTTCTGGCTCGACAACCTCGCCACCCACTGGTCACAGGCCGCCGTCAAGAAGGACGCCTACTGCAAGGTCGCCTCCGGCCTGCTGCTGCCGGACGCGGACGACGGCTCGGCGACGGCGGCCTACCGGCGCTGCATGGGCCCGGTCGAGCCGCCGGACCGGACGTGGACGCTTCTCGGAGTGCTCGCAGTCCTCGCCCTGGCACTGGCCATCTACGCCCTTCTGCCGACCTGGAAGCGGATCCGCCGCCGCCTCGTCACTCTCGACGTCCCCGACGACCCTCCCCTCCGTTCCCCCGGGACGGCGACGCTGGAGGAGGAACTGGGCGAACTGCGCCGGACGGCGGGCCTGGCCGGGCACCGGGTGCGGTTCGTGCTCGACCCCTACAACGTGCGCAGCAGTGCCGTCGTCTTCGGACGGTTCGGACGGTGCACCGTCAGTCTCAACTCCGGTCTGGTGAGCCGCAGGCAGGCGCAGCCGGAGGTGTTCCGGGGTGTGGTGCTGCACGAGCTGAACCACGTGGTCAACCGGGACGTGGGCCTGACGTACGCCACGATCGCGCTGTGGCGCGCCTTTCTCGCCGCCGTCCTGCTCCCCGTGACCGTCGTCGGCTTCCATCCGTATCTGGGCACCGGGTCGTTCTCCGACAGCCTGGCCTACTGGCGTGCCAACCTGTCCTACACGATTCCCTCGGTGGCCCTGAGCGGGGTGATCGCGGCGATCGTGTACCTCGTGCGTGCCGACATCCTGCGCACCCGCGAGTTCCACGCGGACGCCCTTCCGGAGCGCTGGGGAGCGGACGTCGCACCGTCCCTCACACCCGGGCACCGGCGTGGCTGGATCTGGCGGAGCCATCCCAGTGACGGTGACCGGCTGCGGGCGCTGGCGGAGCCGTCCCTCCTGTTCCGCACCAACGCCGTTCCCTTCTTCACCACCGGTGTCCTGGCCGTGGCGGCTCCCAGCCGCATGCCGATGTTCTTCTACACCGGTCCCCGGCAGACCGTTGTGGCATGGACGGTCACCACGCTCGCCGTCGGCCTTGTCGTCATCATGATCTGGCGGTCCGTAAGGCACGCCGTGGGTCACGGTCAGCCGCCGCCGAAGGGCTTCAAGGAGGGGCTGTGGCTCGGCTCCGGGCTCATCGCGGGGGAGTTGGTCATCGGCCGCGACATCGGGAACTCGGTGCTGCCGCAGCGGCCGTGGCTGCTGCTGTTGCTCCTGGCCGGCGCTCTTCCGTTGTGCGTGTGGACCGCGCAGACCGCGTTGGTCCTGCCGCGGCGTCGGGCCGCCTTCGTGCTCGCACTGGTCACCGTGGTGACGGCGTTCGGAACGTGGCTCGTCCACTGGGGGACATGGGGCCACATGGTCCTGGCGTCCAGCCGGATGGCCGTGATCCCGCTCCTGTGGGAAGTCCCCGCTGCGGACGGCAGTTGGGTGCGGCTGCCTCCGGAACTGGTCTTCTGGCTGCCGCTGGCCGACCGGGTCCGGGACGACCCGGTCGCCGTCGTGGGCGCCACGCTGCTGTGGCTCGTGCCGGCGGCGGCGATGCTGTGGCGGTCCGTCCGCGGCCGGCCGCGCGGTTCCGTCCCCCGGCGGCCGCTCCTGCTCGCGGCTGTGGGCGGCGCGGCCGGTACCCTCTGGGCGGCGTGGGTCCACATCGTGGTGCACGGAGCGCAGCCGCCGCCGGCCTCCTGGGACGAGCTCGGACTGGCCACCTTCTACGGCTGGCTGACCGCCGCCCTCGTCGTGCCTGCGGCCCTCGTGGCGGCGACAGCGGCCGCCGTCCGGCCCTTCCCCGGATTGATCGACGGCCTCGTCGCCGGCGGCGGGGCGCTGCTCGGGGGCCTCGCAGGAGTGTGGGCGCTGGCGGCACTCGACGGGTGCGTGACCCCCTTGGCCGTCTGGGGCGACACCTGCACACCGATTTGGGGCGGCTCGTGGCTCGTGCTGGGTTCGGTGAGCCGGCCCGTCCTCTCCTTCGGCGTGTTCGTCGTGGCGGCGGTCGCCGCCTGGGCGGCGTGCGGGCGAGAGGTGCTGAGCGTACTCATCGCGCCTCGGCGCCGGGTGCGCGGCCGTATCGTCCCTGCGCCCCGTGCGGCAGGCCTTCCTTCCGGTAAGGCCCCCCCGATCGTCCTCGCCGCGATGGCACTCACGACGTGCGTCCTGAGCGGGTACGTCCTGGCGGACGCCGTCGACGACAGCGAGCAGATCAGCTCGATCGACTCCTCCAACGGCACAGAACTGCGCACCCGGGCATGGCTGGAAGCGGGCGGGAACGAGCTGCTGCTGGGATTCGAGGAGAGGGCCCAGGCATACGCCAAGCATCTTACGCCGCTGGTCGGACAGGCGATGGCGAACGGGGCCCCGGAGGACGCCGACCTGGGCGACATCATCAACGCTTACCCGGAAGAGGTGCCCACAGTGAAGAGGAACTGCTCGGCACTGGAGCGGCAGGCGCGGACGGCCAAGCGGTTCATCCCGATTCCGGACGAGCGCGCCCAGTCACTGTGGCAGGACATCGTGTCCCGTACGGAGAGGGGCGCGGCCCTGTGCGTGCGGGGATCCGGGAGGTCGTCCCACGTGCTCACGGAGGGGACCGACCTCCTGCTGTCGACAGGAGAGATGCACTCGCACCTGGACGCGCGGCTCCTGGAGATCCAGGGCAGGCGAGAGGGGTGA
- a CDS encoding saccharopine dehydrogenase NADP-binding domain-containing protein — MGSDRTVAVFGAYGHTGRFVVAELRERGLLPVLSGRDADKLKALAYETGLDARPASVDDPVSLDHALAGAAAVINCAGPFAVTAAPVIEAALRAGIPYLDVAAEIEANVDTFAHFADRAREAGAVIVPAMAFFGGFGDLLVTAAMGDWTAADEAHVAYGLNSWHPTAGTRAAGAVSRQRRDGRRVRYTGGRLEYRHDAPPTLEWSFPDPMGPRSVIGEFTMADVVTIPSHLPVPEVRTYMTVEAARDIADPDTPTPAAVDERGRSDQTFLVDVVVRSGGAERRAVARGRDIYAVTAPLVAEAVDRVLTGRTEAFGVVSAGEVFDAPDFLRALSPHITLELRP, encoded by the coding sequence ATGGGATCAGACCGGACGGTGGCGGTGTTCGGCGCGTACGGGCACACCGGGCGGTTCGTGGTGGCGGAGCTGAGGGAGCGCGGGCTCCTGCCGGTGCTCTCCGGCCGCGACGCGGACAAGCTGAAGGCGCTCGCGTACGAGACCGGGCTGGACGCCCGCCCGGCGTCGGTCGACGACCCGGTCTCGCTCGACCACGCGCTGGCCGGCGCGGCGGCTGTGATCAACTGTGCCGGGCCCTTCGCCGTGACGGCCGCCCCCGTGATCGAGGCCGCCCTGCGCGCCGGGATCCCGTACCTGGACGTGGCGGCCGAGATCGAGGCCAACGTCGACACCTTCGCGCACTTCGCCGACCGGGCGCGGGAGGCGGGAGCGGTGATCGTCCCGGCGATGGCCTTCTTCGGCGGATTCGGCGACCTGCTGGTCACCGCGGCGATGGGCGACTGGACGGCGGCCGACGAGGCGCACGTCGCGTACGGGCTGAACAGCTGGCACCCCACCGCCGGGACGCGTGCCGCGGGCGCGGTCTCCCGGCAGCGGCGGGACGGCCGCCGCGTCCGCTACACCGGCGGACGGCTGGAGTACCGTCACGACGCCCCGCCGACCCTGGAGTGGTCCTTCCCCGACCCGATGGGCCCCCGGTCCGTCATCGGGGAATTCACGATGGCCGACGTCGTGACCATCCCCAGCCACCTTCCGGTCCCCGAGGTGCGCACCTACATGACGGTCGAGGCGGCCCGGGACATCGCGGACCCGGACACCCCCACGCCGGCCGCGGTCGACGAACGCGGCCGCTCCGACCAGACCTTCCTCGTCGACGTCGTCGTGCGCTCGGGCGGCGCCGAACGGCGCGCCGTGGCCCGCGGCCGGGACATCTACGCCGTCACCGCACCCCTCGTGGCGGAAGCGGTCGACCGCGTCCTCACCGGACGGACCGAGGCGTTCGGCGTCGTCTCCGCGGGGGAGGTCTTCGACGCGCCCGACTTCCTCCGAGCCCTGTCCCCGCACATCACCCTGGAACTGCGTCCCTGA
- a CDS encoding helix-turn-helix domain-containing protein gives MATVALAVTDGMLHFELALACEVFGAEPAGVPNPRYRLSVCGPGAVRAGRFRLEPDHGLDRLPGADTVIVPGWADIDQDPPDELIDAVRAAHEAGARVASLCTGAFVLAAAGLLDGRRATTHWAHTRELAERHPRVTVDPDVLYVDNGSVLTSAGKAAAMDLCLHLVRLDHGSSVANTLARRLVVPPHRDGGQAQFVTTPVPAPGNHPLAELLPWAVQRLDRPLTVEDLARQARMSSRNLGRHFRAVTGTTPLQWLLTQRIRRAQELLETTDDTVDTIAAATGMGTATTLRRHFNRTVGVPPDAYRRTFRSRTRTGSDGGAVPGGAAGHAGLRRSR, from the coding sequence ATGGCTACTGTCGCGCTGGCCGTCACCGACGGCATGCTGCACTTCGAACTGGCTCTGGCGTGCGAGGTCTTCGGAGCCGAACCGGCCGGCGTGCCGAATCCCCGGTACCGCCTCTCGGTCTGCGGCCCGGGCGCCGTGCGGGCCGGCCGCTTCCGGCTGGAGCCCGACCACGGACTCGACCGCCTCCCGGGCGCCGACACCGTGATCGTCCCGGGCTGGGCCGACATCGACCAGGACCCGCCGGACGAGCTGATCGACGCGGTGCGCGCGGCCCACGAGGCGGGCGCACGCGTGGCCTCCCTCTGCACGGGCGCCTTCGTGCTGGCCGCCGCCGGTCTGCTGGACGGCAGGCGTGCGACCACGCACTGGGCGCACACCCGTGAGCTGGCCGAGCGCCACCCCCGGGTGACGGTGGACCCGGACGTGCTCTACGTGGACAACGGCAGCGTGCTCACCTCCGCCGGCAAGGCCGCCGCCATGGACCTGTGCCTGCACCTGGTCCGTCTCGACCACGGCTCGTCGGTCGCCAACACGCTCGCCCGCCGTCTGGTCGTGCCGCCGCACCGGGACGGCGGCCAGGCCCAGTTCGTCACCACCCCGGTCCCCGCCCCGGGCAACCACCCGCTCGCCGAGCTCCTCCCCTGGGCGGTCCAGCGACTGGACCGCCCGCTCACCGTGGAGGACCTGGCCCGCCAGGCGCGGATGAGCTCGCGCAACCTGGGCCGCCACTTCAGAGCGGTGACCGGCACCACTCCGCTGCAGTGGCTGCTCACCCAACGGATCCGTCGCGCCCAGGAGTTGCTGGAGACCACCGACGACACCGTCGACACCATCGCGGCGGCCACCGGCATGGGCACCGCCACGACGCTGCGCCGACACTTCAACCGGACGGTCGGGGTGCCGCCGGACGCCTACCGCCGCACCTTCCGCTCGCGGACCCGCACCGGCTCCGACGGCGGTGCGGTGCCCGGCGGCGCGGCCGGGCACGCAGGGCTTCGGCGGTCCCGTTGA
- a CDS encoding NAD-binding protein, with protein sequence MGQRRTPFGGRARYWFDSTLTRGAAALVGWMALLCLAVVVPASAVLVWTDPDAPASLTDRLAEVWRLTGEALRLGGATGTPLRVVMSVLLALVTLLYVSTLVGLITTALTERLTALRRGRSTVLEQGHAVVLGWSEQVFTVVSELVAANANQRRAAVAVLADRDKTLMEEALSTKVGSAGRTRLICRSGPTTDPAVLPLVSPATAGVVLILPHDGPDADAEVVKTLLALRAALAGQRNRPPVVAAVRDDRYRLAACLAAGPDGVVLESDTVTARLIVQAARRPGLSLVHQELLDFAGDEFYLITEPALAGRPFGDALLSYPTSSVVGMVRGGAPLLSPPPKTPIAPDDLLVVISRDDDTAWLGDCAELVEETVMASGPPAPTRAERVLLLGWNRRAPLIIDQLRRRARSGSVVDVVAEQGEATARQVNEADANSGTGLGLTLHHGDVTRPETLRRLDVHSYDSVIVLGRDPVPGQSPDDPDNRTLVTLLLLRQLEEATGRELPVVTELIDDRNRTLAPVGPGADVIISGKLIGLLMAQISQNRHLAAVFEELFSADGAGVRLRPATDYVLPGREMSFATVVAAARHRGDCAIGYRSHDESSTGPGYGVRINPPKHERRRWTAEDEVVVIGRD encoded by the coding sequence GTGGGGCAGCGGCGCACTCCGTTCGGTGGCAGGGCCCGTTACTGGTTCGACAGCACGCTGACCCGCGGCGCCGCCGCTCTCGTCGGCTGGATGGCGCTGCTGTGCCTGGCCGTCGTCGTTCCGGCCAGTGCGGTGCTGGTGTGGACCGACCCTGACGCGCCGGCGTCCCTGACGGACCGGCTGGCGGAGGTATGGCGCCTCACCGGAGAGGCGCTACGGCTGGGCGGCGCGACGGGCACGCCGCTGCGGGTGGTGATGTCGGTGCTGCTCGCCCTGGTCACTCTGCTGTACGTCTCGACGCTCGTCGGTCTGATCACGACGGCGCTCACGGAGCGGCTCACCGCGTTGCGGCGGGGCCGCTCCACCGTGCTCGAACAGGGGCACGCCGTGGTCCTGGGGTGGTCGGAGCAGGTCTTCACGGTGGTGAGCGAGCTGGTGGCCGCCAACGCCAACCAGCGGCGTGCCGCGGTGGCGGTGCTGGCCGACCGGGACAAGACCCTCATGGAGGAGGCTCTGAGCACGAAGGTGGGCTCTGCCGGACGCACGCGGCTGATCTGCCGCAGCGGTCCCACCACCGATCCGGCCGTGCTCCCCCTGGTGAGCCCGGCCACGGCCGGTGTCGTGCTGATCCTGCCGCACGACGGGCCCGACGCCGATGCCGAGGTGGTCAAGACACTGCTGGCGCTCAGGGCGGCCCTGGCCGGGCAGAGGAACCGCCCGCCCGTCGTCGCCGCCGTCCGGGACGACCGGTACCGCCTGGCCGCCTGTCTCGCCGCAGGACCGGACGGCGTCGTCCTGGAGAGTGACACCGTCACCGCCCGGCTGATCGTCCAGGCCGCCCGCCGCCCCGGACTCTCCCTGGTGCACCAGGAACTCCTCGACTTCGCCGGCGACGAGTTCTACCTGATCACCGAGCCGGCCCTGGCCGGCCGCCCGTTCGGCGACGCCCTGCTGTCCTACCCGACGTCGAGCGTCGTCGGGATGGTACGAGGAGGCGCACCCCTGCTCAGTCCGCCGCCGAAGACGCCCATCGCTCCGGACGACCTGCTCGTCGTCATCTCCCGTGACGACGACACGGCCTGGCTGGGTGACTGTGCGGAGCTGGTCGAGGAGACGGTGATGGCTTCCGGTCCTCCGGCGCCCACGCGAGCGGAGCGGGTGCTTCTGCTGGGATGGAATCGCCGAGCACCGCTCATAATCGACCAGCTGCGACGCCGCGCGCGGTCCGGATCGGTCGTCGACGTGGTGGCGGAGCAGGGTGAAGCGACAGCCCGGCAGGTGAACGAGGCCGACGCGAACAGCGGTACCGGTCTGGGCCTGACACTGCACCACGGGGACGTCACCCGTCCTGAGACCCTGCGACGCCTGGACGTCCACTCCTACGACAGCGTGATCGTGCTCGGCCGGGACCCCGTCCCCGGACAGTCGCCGGACGACCCCGACAACCGCACGCTCGTCACCCTCCTGCTGCTGCGCCAACTGGAGGAAGCCACCGGGCGCGAACTGCCGGTCGTCACCGAACTGATCGACGACCGGAACCGGACACTGGCCCCCGTCGGTCCCGGAGCCGACGTGATCATCAGTGGCAAGCTCATCGGTCTGCTCATGGCCCAGATCTCCCAGAACCGGCATCTGGCAGCGGTGTTCGAGGAACTGTTCTCCGCGGACGGCGCCGGGGTCCGCCTGCGGCCGGCCACCGACTACGTACTGCCCGGGCGTGAGATGTCGTTCGCCACGGTGGTGGCCGCGGCGCGTCATCGCGGCGACTGCGCCATCGGCTACCGGAGCCACGACGAATCGTCGACGGGTCCCGGTTACGGCGTGCGCATCAATCCCCCCAAACACGAGCGGCGCCGCTGGACGGCCGAGGACGAAGTGGTCGTCATCGGCAGGGACTGA